From Bradyrhizobium symbiodeficiens, the proteins below share one genomic window:
- a CDS encoding aldehyde dehydrogenase family protein: MVNRMQFYIDGAWVDPAVKKSTPVVNPATEEAMYEVALGSKADVDKAVAAAKRAFATFSQTSREERVALLSKVIEVYKGRLKEIGAAVSDEMGAPLPMAEKLQAGAGLGHLMTTLDVLKNYHFEEPVGTAMVLREPIGVVGMITPWNWPLNQIACKVAPALAAGCTMILKPSEFTPTSALIFAEILHEAGVPKGVFNLVNGLGPEVGAAMSEHPDIDMISFTGSTRAGIDVAKRAAPTVKRVSQELGGKSPNVILEGADLTKAVTGGVMHMFNNSGQSCNAPSRMIVPLSKMKDVAAIAKAVADKTKAGDPRAEGTTIGPVVNRGQWDKIQGLIKKGIDEGATLVAGGPGLPEGVNKGFYVRPTIFADVTPDMTIAREEIFGPVLTIIGAKDEAEAVHIANDTPYGLAGYVTGASVEDAKRVGRQIRAGNVNLQGVPNDRTAPFGGYKQSGNGREWGKYGLEDFLEVKAVAGFNAA, from the coding sequence ATGGTCAATCGCATGCAATTCTACATCGACGGCGCCTGGGTCGATCCCGCCGTCAAGAAGTCAACTCCGGTCGTCAATCCCGCGACGGAAGAGGCGATGTACGAGGTTGCGCTCGGCTCCAAGGCCGACGTCGACAAGGCGGTTGCCGCCGCCAAGCGCGCCTTCGCAACGTTCTCGCAGACCAGCCGCGAGGAGCGCGTCGCGCTGCTTTCGAAAGTCATCGAGGTCTACAAGGGCCGCCTCAAGGAGATCGGTGCCGCCGTGTCCGACGAGATGGGCGCACCGCTGCCGATGGCCGAGAAGCTGCAGGCCGGGGCCGGCCTCGGCCATCTCATGACTACGCTCGACGTGCTCAAGAACTACCATTTCGAGGAGCCCGTCGGCACCGCCATGGTGCTGCGCGAGCCGATCGGCGTGGTCGGCATGATCACGCCCTGGAATTGGCCGCTGAACCAGATCGCCTGCAAGGTCGCGCCCGCGCTCGCCGCCGGCTGCACCATGATCCTGAAGCCGTCGGAGTTCACGCCGACATCGGCCTTGATCTTCGCGGAAATCCTCCATGAAGCCGGCGTGCCCAAGGGCGTGTTCAACCTCGTCAACGGCCTCGGCCCCGAGGTCGGCGCCGCCATGAGCGAGCACCCCGACATCGACATGATCTCCTTCACCGGCTCGACCCGCGCCGGCATCGATGTTGCAAAGCGCGCGGCTCCCACCGTCAAGCGCGTCAGCCAGGAACTGGGCGGCAAGTCGCCGAACGTCATCCTCGAAGGCGCCGACCTGACGAAGGCGGTGACCGGCGGCGTGATGCACATGTTCAACAACTCCGGCCAGTCCTGCAATGCGCCCTCGCGCATGATCGTGCCGCTGTCCAAGATGAAGGACGTCGCCGCGATCGCGAAGGCCGTCGCCGACAAGACCAAGGCGGGCGATCCCCGCGCCGAAGGCACCACCATCGGCCCCGTCGTCAATCGCGGCCAGTGGGACAAGATCCAGGGCCTGATCAAGAAGGGCATCGACGAGGGCGCAACGCTCGTCGCCGGCGGCCCGGGCCTGCCCGAAGGCGTCAACAAGGGCTTCTATGTCCGTCCGACCATCTTCGCCGACGTCACGCCCGACATGACGATCGCGCGCGAAGAGATCTTCGGACCGGTGCTGACCATCATCGGCGCCAAGGATGAAGCGGAAGCCGTGCACATCGCCAACGACACGCCGTACGGTCTTGCCGGCTACGTCACGGGAGCTTCGGTCGAGGACGCCAAGCGCGTCGGCCGTCAGATCCGCGCTGGCAACGTCAACCTCCAGGGCGTGCCCAACGATCGCACCGCGCCGTTCGGCGGCTACAAGCAGTCGGGCAACGGCCGCGAGTGGGGCAAGTACGGCCTCGAAGATTTCCTCGAAGTGAAGGCCGTGGCCGGTTTCAACGCGGCGTAA
- a CDS encoding SMP-30/gluconolactonase/LRE family protein: MNEASSHTQERSGWRPASYYPDPSIHALDRRFEKYWLKLSAVERLASGLRWAEGPVWFGDGRYLLCSDIPNQRIIKWEEETGAISVFRKPSNFANGNTRDRQGRLVTCEHGGRRVTRTEYDGSITVLMDQFNGKRLNSPNDVVVKSDGSVWFTDPTFGLLGNYEGYTAEPEIEPNVYRLDPATGKATIVAEGVLGPNGLCFSPDEKILYVVESRGVPNRKILAYDVSADGTAISNKRVHIDAGPGTPDGMRCDIDGNLWCGWGMGDPELDGVVVFAPDGVMIGRIALPERCANLCFGGLKRNRLFMAASQSIYALYVNTQGASGG, translated from the coding sequence ATGAATGAGGCATCGTCCCACACCCAGGAGCGGTCAGGCTGGCGGCCGGCGAGCTACTATCCCGATCCATCCATTCACGCGCTCGATCGCCGCTTCGAAAAATACTGGCTGAAGCTGTCGGCGGTGGAGCGGCTCGCGTCCGGCCTGCGCTGGGCCGAGGGACCGGTGTGGTTCGGCGACGGGCGCTATTTGCTGTGCAGCGACATCCCGAACCAGCGCATCATCAAATGGGAGGAGGAGACCGGCGCCATCAGCGTGTTCCGCAAGCCCTCCAATTTCGCCAACGGCAACACCAGGGATCGCCAGGGCCGGCTCGTCACCTGCGAGCATGGCGGGAGGCGCGTGACCCGCACCGAATATGACGGCAGCATCACCGTGCTGATGGATCAGTTCAACGGCAAGCGGTTGAACTCGCCGAACGATGTCGTTGTCAAATCGGACGGCTCGGTCTGGTTCACCGATCCGACCTTCGGCCTGCTCGGCAATTACGAGGGCTACACGGCCGAGCCCGAGATCGAGCCGAATGTCTATCGCCTCGATCCCGCGACCGGCAAGGCGACCATCGTCGCCGAGGGTGTGCTCGGTCCGAACGGGCTGTGCTTCTCGCCAGACGAGAAGATCCTCTACGTCGTGGAGTCGCGCGGCGTGCCGAACCGCAAGATCCTCGCCTATGACGTCTCGGCTGACGGCACCGCGATTTCCAACAAGCGCGTCCACATCGATGCCGGTCCCGGCACGCCCGACGGCATGCGCTGCGACATCGACGGCAACCTCTGGTGCGGCTGGGGCATGGGCGATCCCGAGCTCGACGGCGTCGTCGTGTTCGCGCCCGACGGCGTCATGATCGGCCGCATCGCGCTTCCCGAGCGCTGCGCCAATCTCTGCTTCGGCGGTCTCAAGCGCAACCGCCTGTTCATGGCAGCGAGCCAGTCGATCTACGCGCTGTATGTGAACACGCAAGGTGCGTCGGGGGGATAG
- a CDS encoding NAD-dependent epimerase/dehydratase family protein, with amino-acid sequence MPRILMTGASGGIGTRLRKLLPPIYPDLVLSDIKPPADLGANEQFKAADLADLAQCEAICEGVDGIIHFGGYSVEGPWDDILQSNIIGGYNLFEAAYRKGVKRVVFASSNHAVGFYPRHHKIGTDVTARPDSRYGVSKVFGEAVGALYADKHGLKVTCLRIGNFGDMPLDQRRLSIWLKPDDLVQLCRIGLEHPDIHFEVFYGASLNERAWWDNHRAYEFGYRPTGRSEDHVAHAMAEQAKLKPDPVGDYFQGGTFCSMEFDADPGRIIDWNKR; translated from the coding sequence ATGCCGCGTATTTTGATGACGGGAGCTTCGGGCGGAATCGGCACGCGCCTGCGAAAACTGCTGCCGCCGATCTATCCGGATCTTGTGCTTTCCGACATCAAGCCGCCTGCCGATCTCGGCGCGAACGAGCAATTCAAGGCCGCGGATCTCGCCGACCTCGCGCAATGCGAGGCAATCTGCGAGGGCGTCGACGGTATCATCCATTTCGGCGGCTATTCGGTCGAAGGTCCCTGGGACGACATCCTTCAGTCCAACATCATCGGGGGCTACAATCTGTTCGAGGCGGCCTACCGCAAGGGCGTCAAGCGAGTGGTGTTCGCCTCGTCGAACCACGCCGTCGGCTTCTATCCGCGCCACCACAAGATCGGCACCGACGTGACCGCGCGCCCCGACAGCCGCTACGGCGTCAGCAAGGTGTTCGGCGAGGCCGTCGGCGCGCTCTATGCCGACAAGCACGGGCTGAAGGTGACCTGCCTGCGCATCGGCAATTTCGGTGACATGCCGCTCGACCAGCGCCGGCTCTCGATCTGGCTCAAGCCCGACGACTTGGTGCAGCTCTGCCGCATTGGCCTCGAACATCCCGACATCCATTTCGAAGTCTTCTACGGCGCCTCGCTCAACGAGCGCGCCTGGTGGGACAACCACCGCGCCTATGAATTCGGCTACCGTCCCACCGGGCGCTCTGAGGATCATGTGGCGCACGCGATGGCCGAGCAGGCCAAGCTGAAGCCGGACCCGGTCGGCGACTATTTCCAGGGCGGCACGTTCTGCAGCATGGAGTTCGATGCGGATCCGGGAAGGATCATCGACTGGAACAAGCGGTAA
- the mddA gene encoding methanethiol S-methyltransferase: MSITLHTGPAQTASSLAARSFVLGYGVLAYLIFFGTFLYAVGFIAQLVVPKTINSGATGSTGQALMIDLALMSLFAIQHSGMARQGFKKLFAAFASPALERSTYVLLASLSLILLFWQWRPITSIVWEIETPMAYAAVAGSFAGWLIVLYSTFLISHFELFGLTQVVSHFAGRLTEPMKFRTPGLYRLIRHPIYLGFIIAFWSTPTMTLGHMLFATVTTAYIFVGIWLEERDLITLFGDQYRHYREKVAMLIPGLF; this comes from the coding sequence ATGTCCATCACCCTGCATACCGGCCCCGCTCAGACCGCAAGCTCGCTGGCGGCACGAAGCTTCGTGCTCGGCTACGGCGTGCTCGCTTATCTCATCTTCTTCGGAACTTTTCTTTACGCCGTGGGCTTCATTGCGCAGCTCGTCGTGCCCAAGACAATCAACAGCGGCGCGACAGGCTCGACCGGACAGGCGCTCATGATCGACCTCGCGCTGATGTCACTCTTCGCCATCCAGCACAGCGGCATGGCGCGCCAGGGATTCAAGAAGCTGTTCGCCGCCTTCGCCTCGCCCGCACTCGAGCGAAGCACCTATGTGCTGCTGGCAAGCCTGAGCCTGATCCTGCTGTTCTGGCAGTGGCGGCCGATCACGTCCATCGTCTGGGAGATCGAGACGCCGATGGCTTACGCCGCGGTCGCTGGCAGCTTCGCCGGCTGGCTCATCGTGCTGTACAGCACGTTCCTGATCAGCCATTTCGAGTTGTTCGGACTGACGCAGGTCGTCAGCCACTTTGCGGGCCGGCTCACTGAGCCGATGAAGTTCAGGACGCCGGGCCTCTACCGCTTGATCCGGCATCCCATTTATCTCGGCTTCATCATCGCGTTCTGGTCCACGCCCACCATGACCCTCGGGCACATGCTGTTCGCGACGGTGACGACGGCCTACATCTTCGTCGGCATCTGGCTGGAGGAGCGCGATCTGATCACCCTGTTCGGAGATCAGTACCGGCACTACAGGGAGAAGGTTGCGATGTTGATCCCGGGCCTGTTCTGA
- a CDS encoding nickel-binding protein, with the protein MELYVIRRPSAWANLSELEAAGAKSAQIGNEQMSDRVRWIRSYVVHEADGRIGTFCIYEARDGDSIREHARRVGMPGEEFYKVATTVVVRSDPTPQTAAAE; encoded by the coding sequence ATGGAACTCTATGTCATTCGCCGCCCAAGCGCCTGGGCAAACCTGAGCGAACTGGAAGCCGCCGGCGCAAAGTCAGCGCAGATCGGCAACGAGCAGATGTCCGACCGCGTTCGCTGGATCCGCAGCTATGTGGTCCATGAGGCGGACGGCCGCATCGGCACCTTCTGCATCTATGAAGCGCGCGACGGAGACTCGATCCGCGAGCATGCACGGCGCGTGGGCATGCCGGGTGAGGAATTCTACAAGGTCGCGACCACGGTGGTCGTTCGCAGCGATCCCACCCCACAGACGGCCGCGGCCGAATAG
- a CDS encoding winged helix-turn-helix domain-containing protein: MTLRFGPFELDEAGRALLYAQQEVALQPRVFDLLVYLTRNRDRVVTKEELLDTLWPDVTVTDNSLQRAVSMLRGVLRKGGLDGAIRNMPGRGYRFCLDGVSELKVAAPDTTDAQALDVRAQAQRAAAAQAWDEAAALFEAADNARPLDGADLHYWALALQCTGKADAALPLLARAVAAHTKAGNVPAAVVDAVTLSGLHFERGQAAIAKGWLARAEDWASEIEDPATTALTLWMKSKVAAFDGEPEQALSLADIAYSMVRHKDAVGIEALSLAYRGFYRLCLGDTRAGQADQDLAAAMALSSGDIDPIIGGILYCNILWAARMFGDWARADQWTLGYQKYCTESGMELTGSCQLHRSEVLGVRGSLGEALSRIQDSLARLTGDAPWAIGDANRVLADIHAAIGNDDAALEAYDKAYAFGWCPEPGRAMLLLERSEAEAAYASLERSLIGKTWWTLQRRGILFAHLALAAAHTGRHEQALELIEELSGSPDRWPMPSIRALTNEAQSVLADARDDYESTLRHLHLARQLWSSIDGRVQAVRLRLRIAKLQLAHDDVRGASAEIHAAQLAAGELGSRKFEAECSALRREVDTRATGRAA; this comes from the coding sequence ATGACCCTCAGGTTTGGACCCTTCGAGCTCGACGAAGCGGGCCGCGCGCTCCTGTACGCGCAGCAGGAAGTCGCGTTGCAGCCGCGTGTGTTCGATCTGTTGGTCTATCTGACGCGCAACCGGGACCGGGTCGTCACCAAGGAAGAGCTGCTCGATACCCTCTGGCCTGATGTGACCGTCACCGATAATTCCCTGCAGCGGGCCGTGAGCATGCTGCGCGGGGTGCTGCGCAAGGGCGGCCTGGATGGCGCCATCCGGAACATGCCGGGTAGGGGATATCGCTTCTGTCTTGACGGCGTATCAGAGCTGAAGGTTGCCGCTCCTGATACGACTGACGCGCAAGCCTTGGACGTGCGGGCGCAAGCGCAACGCGCCGCTGCCGCGCAAGCCTGGGATGAAGCTGCAGCGCTGTTCGAGGCGGCCGATAACGCCCGGCCGCTCGACGGCGCCGACCTGCACTATTGGGCGCTGGCTTTGCAATGCACGGGCAAGGCCGATGCAGCCCTTCCGCTTCTGGCTCGCGCGGTTGCCGCCCATACCAAGGCCGGCAATGTGCCGGCGGCCGTCGTCGACGCCGTCACACTCTCCGGCTTGCACTTCGAGCGCGGCCAGGCGGCGATCGCCAAGGGCTGGCTGGCGCGGGCGGAGGATTGGGCCTCCGAGATCGAGGATCCCGCCACCACGGCGTTGACCCTGTGGATGAAGTCCAAGGTCGCGGCGTTCGACGGCGAGCCCGAACAGGCGCTCTCGCTTGCCGATATCGCGTACAGCATGGTCCGGCACAAGGATGCTGTTGGCATCGAAGCACTGAGCCTTGCTTATCGCGGGTTCTACCGGCTGTGTCTGGGCGATACACGAGCCGGACAGGCGGATCAGGACCTTGCCGCTGCGATGGCGCTCTCCAGCGGCGATATCGATCCAATCATCGGAGGCATCCTCTACTGCAACATCCTGTGGGCGGCGCGGATGTTTGGAGATTGGGCGAGGGCCGATCAGTGGACGCTGGGCTATCAGAAATATTGCACCGAGAGCGGCATGGAATTGACCGGTTCGTGCCAGCTCCATCGGTCCGAAGTTCTCGGCGTCAGGGGCTCGCTCGGTGAAGCCTTGTCGCGCATTCAGGATTCGCTGGCAAGGCTGACAGGCGACGCGCCATGGGCGATCGGCGATGCCAACCGCGTGCTGGCCGACATCCATGCTGCGATCGGCAATGACGACGCCGCTCTCGAAGCCTATGACAAGGCCTACGCCTTCGGCTGGTGCCCGGAGCCCGGCCGCGCCATGCTTTTGCTGGAACGTAGTGAGGCTGAAGCTGCGTACGCTAGTCTCGAACGTAGCTTGATAGGCAAGACTTGGTGGACCCTCCAGCGGCGGGGCATATTGTTCGCGCATCTGGCGCTCGCCGCCGCGCATACGGGCCGCCATGAGCAGGCCCTGGAGCTGATCGAGGAGCTTTCCGGAAGTCCCGACCGATGGCCGATGCCCTCGATCCGGGCATTGACGAACGAAGCACAATCGGTTCTCGCCGATGCGCGCGACGATTACGAGTCGACGCTGCGGCATCTGCACTTGGCCAGACAGCTATGGTCGAGCATCGACGGGCGGGTCCAGGCCGTCAGGCTGAGACTGCGTATCGCGAAGCTGCAACTGGCGCATGATGACGTTCGAGGCGCATCAGCGGAGATTCACGCAGCCCAGCTCGCGGCTGGCGAGCTAGGCTCGCGGAAATTCGAGGCCGAGTGTTCGGCTCTGCGACGCGAGGTCGACACACGCGCGACGGGACGTGCTGCCTAG